Part of the Synergistaceae bacterium genome, ATAGATTTCAAGCGTGATAAATTAGGCATACCCGGACGAGTAGCAACGATTGAATATGACCCTAACAGGAACGCCCGAATAGCTTTAATTAATTACGTTGACGGAGAAAAGCGTTATATAATTTTGCCGAAGGGTTTAAACGTGGGCGATATGATTTATTCAGGCCCAGAGAGCGATATTACACCCGGCAATGCTTTAAAGCTGAAGGATATTCCGGTTGGAACGTTTATTCATAATATAGAATTACAACCGGGCGGCGGAGCTAAATTAGTACGTTCAGCGGGTACGAGCGCGCAATTAATGTCCAAAGAGGGCAAATACGCATATATCAGAATGCCGAGCAATGAATTAAGATTGATTTTGCTTGAATGTATGGCCACAGTCGGACAAGTCGGCAATGAAGACTATGATAATATTTCGCTCGGAAAAGCAGGTAAAACGCGCTGGAGAGGTCGCCGGCCTGTAGTTCGTGGTATGGTAATGAACCCTGTAGATCACCCTATGGGTGGCGGTGAAGGTAAGAGCAAATCCAACAAGCACCCAGTCTCACCATGGGGAACACCTGCAAAAGGTTACAAGACAAGAAAACGCAAGCCTTCAGATAAGTTAATAGTCCGCAGGCGTTATGATAAGTAAAAGGAGCTGAAGATAAATGCGCTCAACAAAGAAGGGGCCTTTTGTCGAACAAAGGCTCTTAGACAGAATAGAAGCAATGAACGTATCAGGCAGCAAGAAAGTTATTAAAACTTGGTCAAGACGTTCAACAGTAGTGCCTCAAATGATAGGTCATACAATCGCAGTGCATAACGGAAAAATGCATTTGCCCGTATATATCAGTGAGAACATGGTAGGGCACAAGCTCGGCGAGTTCGCACCAACGCGCAGATTTGGACATCACGCCGGACAGGACAAGAAGAAATAAACGGGAGGAAATTTTTAGATGGCAGATAAGAAAATAGCCGCAGCAATGACTAAGAACGCCAGAATAAGCCCGTATAAAGTCCGTCAAGTGTTAGAGCTTATACGCGGAAAGAGTGCAGCAAAAGCCGTTGTTATGTTGAAATTCAGCGACAAACGAGCAGCCGGCATAATATTAAAAGTTTTAAATAGTGCAATGGCCAACGCTGAACACAATTACGGCATGGACTTAGATAAATTATTTGTCTGTGAGGCATATGCGAATCAGGGCGCAATGATGAAGAGTTTCAGGCCCGTATCAATGGGACGCGCTCATCCGTATGTGCATAAGACATCGCATGTAGTCATCAAGCTCGGCGAGCGTAATTAGTAGGAGGAAATTTTTTAAATGGGACAGAAAGTTCACCCAGTAGGTTATCGTCTAGGAGTTTCTAGTGAATTCCAATCAAGATGGTACGCCGATAAAAAAAGTTACGCGAAAAAGTTACACGAGGATTTAAAGCTGCGTAAATATATATTGAAGAAATGGGAAGGCGCAGGAATTTCACGCATAGAA contains:
- the rplB gene encoding 50S ribosomal protein L2 produces the protein MSIKQFKPYTPGRRQMTIQGREDITADKPERSLIVHLRKHGGRNNTGRITMRHIGGGHRRAYRIIDFKRDKLGIPGRVATIEYDPNRNARIALINYVDGEKRYIILPKGLNVGDMIYSGPESDITPGNALKLKDIPVGTFIHNIELQPGGGAKLVRSAGTSAQLMSKEGKYAYIRMPSNELRLILLECMATVGQVGNEDYDNISLGKAGKTRWRGRRPVVRGMVMNPVDHPMGGGEGKSKSNKHPVSPWGTPAKGYKTRKRKPSDKLIVRRRYDK
- the rpsS gene encoding 30S ribosomal protein S19, with amino-acid sequence MRSTKKGPFVEQRLLDRIEAMNVSGSKKVIKTWSRRSTVVPQMIGHTIAVHNGKMHLPVYISENMVGHKLGEFAPTRRFGHHAGQDKKK
- the rplV gene encoding 50S ribosomal protein L22, which gives rise to MADKKIAAAMTKNARISPYKVRQVLELIRGKSAAKAVVMLKFSDKRAAGIILKVLNSAMANAEHNYGMDLDKLFVCEAYANQGAMMKSFRPVSMGRAHPYVHKTSHVVIKLGERN